From one Microbacterium aurum genomic stretch:
- a CDS encoding error-prone DNA polymerase, whose product MGFNNPSVTWAEMARLLDAPSPAGTPGAPDAPRKPGARALGGPREPDGGDGPAFSRKRGSYAPPAIERPADAVPYAELHAHSSFSFLDGASAPAELAEEAERLGLHALAITDHDGFYGIARFAEAAEHLQVATVFGAELSLGLPAVQSGVADPAGSHLLVLARGEEGYHRLAAAITHAQLAGGEKGRPRYDLDELAERADGHWAILTGCRKGTVRQALAAGGAGAAASELDLLISRFGPDAVNVELIDHGNPTDTRDNDVLAALAAERGLPVLATNNVHYDVPERVHLAAAIAAVRANRGLDELDGWLPSHASAHLRSGAEMTRRFRRYPGAIARTVTLADELAFPLRRAKPALPKLPVPEGHTPMSWLRELVWGAVPRKYPDLSAEDRARIERELDVIAQKDFPGYFLIVHGIVAEARRRGILCQGRGSAANSAVCYLLDITAIDSIFYRLPFERFLSAMREEEPDIDVDFDSDRREEIIQWVFDTYGRERAAQVANVIQYRPKNAVRDMAKALGHSPGQQDAWSKQVDRWDGVYEAHDHDIPDRVLAYAGELLKAPRHLGIHSGGMVLTERPVGEVVPIEHARMDKRTVIQWDKDDAAWMGLVKFDLLGLGMLAALQYCFDLIAEATGEHWSLDAIPKEEAAVYDMLCRADSIGVFQVESRAQMGLLPRLQPRRFYDLVIEIALIRPGPIQGGAVHPYVRRKLGKEKVTYAHPKLKPVLERTLGIPVFQEQLMQMGMAVGDLSGEDADVLRRAMGSKRGIERIESVKAKLYAGMARNGLVGEAADDIYAKIQAFANFGFAESHSLSFGLLVYASSWLKLHYPAAFLAALLRAQPMGFYSPATLTGDARRHGVRVLRPDIHLSGADAGLEPLRDPTPVAPRASAASETKRGDPTGMPSCTERHQPPVGEFRPDAPDESAAHRRDGNVAVRLGLAAVTGVGKPLAERIVAAREAEGPFRDLRDLVRRTKATAAQVEALATAGAFEGMGVSRREGIWLAGDAAQDLPEFLPGTLVAVQPPLFADQSSYDVLAADLWATGISTDDHPMTHYRAPLDARGVLSSRELRTHETGRRVEVAGLVTHRQRPATASGITFVNLEDEHGLVNVICSKGVWDRYRRVLRDSPALIARGMLERSPEGVTNLVADGFEDLRVGVQHRSRDFR is encoded by the coding sequence ATGGGCTTCAACAATCCCTCGGTGACCTGGGCCGAGATGGCGCGGCTGCTCGACGCCCCGAGCCCGGCGGGCACGCCCGGCGCCCCGGATGCGCCGCGAAAGCCCGGCGCCCGAGCCCTCGGCGGACCCCGCGAGCCGGACGGCGGCGACGGGCCGGCGTTCTCGCGCAAACGGGGATCGTATGCGCCGCCCGCGATCGAGCGTCCCGCGGATGCCGTGCCGTACGCCGAGCTGCACGCGCACTCGTCCTTCTCCTTCCTCGATGGCGCGTCGGCGCCGGCGGAGCTTGCGGAGGAGGCGGAGCGCCTCGGCCTGCACGCCCTCGCGATCACCGATCACGACGGGTTCTACGGCATCGCCCGGTTCGCCGAAGCCGCCGAGCACCTGCAGGTGGCCACCGTGTTCGGGGCGGAGCTGTCGCTGGGCCTGCCCGCCGTGCAGAGCGGCGTCGCCGACCCCGCCGGCTCCCACCTGCTCGTGCTCGCCCGCGGCGAGGAGGGGTATCACCGGCTCGCCGCGGCGATCACCCACGCCCAGCTGGCCGGGGGCGAGAAAGGCCGGCCGCGCTACGACCTGGACGAGCTGGCGGAGCGGGCGGACGGGCACTGGGCGATCCTCACCGGATGCCGGAAGGGCACCGTCCGGCAGGCGCTGGCGGCCGGGGGTGCGGGCGCGGCGGCATCCGAGCTCGACCTGCTCATCTCGCGCTTCGGGCCTGACGCCGTCAACGTCGAGCTCATCGACCACGGCAATCCGACCGACACCCGCGACAACGACGTCCTCGCGGCGCTCGCCGCCGAGCGGGGACTGCCGGTGCTCGCGACGAACAACGTGCACTACGACGTGCCTGAGCGGGTGCACCTGGCGGCGGCGATCGCGGCGGTGCGGGCGAATCGGGGGCTCGACGAGCTCGACGGCTGGCTGCCGTCGCACGCGAGCGCGCATCTGCGCTCCGGCGCCGAGATGACCCGGCGGTTCCGGCGCTACCCGGGGGCGATCGCGCGCACCGTGACGCTCGCCGACGAGCTGGCCTTCCCGCTGCGGCGCGCGAAGCCCGCGCTGCCGAAGCTGCCCGTGCCGGAGGGGCACACGCCGATGTCGTGGCTGCGCGAGCTCGTGTGGGGTGCCGTCCCGCGGAAGTACCCCGACCTCAGCGCCGAGGACCGGGCGCGCATCGAACGGGAGCTCGATGTGATCGCGCAGAAGGACTTTCCGGGGTACTTCCTCATCGTGCACGGCATCGTCGCCGAGGCGCGGCGCCGCGGCATCCTGTGTCAGGGGCGGGGGTCGGCGGCCAACAGCGCCGTCTGCTATCTGCTGGACATCACGGCGATCGATTCGATCTTCTACCGGCTGCCGTTCGAGCGGTTCCTCTCGGCGATGCGGGAGGAGGAGCCCGACATCGACGTCGACTTCGACTCCGACCGGCGCGAGGAGATCATCCAGTGGGTGTTCGACACGTACGGGCGCGAGCGGGCGGCGCAGGTCGCGAACGTGATCCAGTACCGGCCGAAGAACGCGGTGCGCGACATGGCGAAGGCGCTCGGGCATTCGCCGGGGCAGCAGGATGCCTGGTCGAAGCAGGTGGACCGGTGGGACGGGGTGTACGAGGCGCACGATCACGACATCCCCGATCGGGTGCTGGCCTACGCCGGCGAGCTGCTGAAGGCGCCGCGGCACCTCGGCATCCACTCCGGTGGGATGGTGCTCACCGAGCGGCCGGTCGGCGAGGTCGTGCCGATCGAGCACGCGCGGATGGACAAGCGCACCGTCATCCAGTGGGACAAGGACGACGCGGCGTGGATGGGGCTCGTGAAGTTCGATCTGCTCGGCCTCGGGATGCTCGCCGCCTTGCAGTACTGCTTCGACCTCATCGCGGAGGCGACGGGGGAGCACTGGAGCCTCGACGCGATCCCGAAAGAGGAGGCGGCGGTCTACGACATGCTGTGCCGGGCCGATTCGATCGGGGTGTTCCAGGTGGAGTCGCGGGCGCAGATGGGGCTCCTGCCGCGCCTGCAGCCGCGGCGGTTCTACGACCTCGTGATCGAGATCGCGCTGATCCGCCCGGGGCCGATCCAGGGCGGTGCGGTGCACCCGTACGTGCGGCGCAAGCTCGGGAAGGAGAAGGTGACGTATGCGCATCCGAAGCTGAAGCCGGTGCTGGAGCGCACCCTCGGCATCCCGGTCTTCCAGGAGCAGCTCATGCAGATGGGGATGGCCGTGGGGGATCTGTCGGGGGAGGATGCCGACGTGCTGCGCCGGGCGATGGGCTCCAAGCGCGGCATCGAGCGGATCGAGTCGGTGAAGGCGAAGCTGTACGCCGGGATGGCGCGCAACGGCCTGGTCGGTGAGGCGGCCGACGACATCTACGCGAAGATCCAGGCGTTCGCGAACTTCGGCTTCGCCGAGAGTCACTCGCTGTCGTTCGGGCTGCTCGTGTACGCGTCGTCGTGGCTGAAGCTGCACTATCCGGCGGCGTTCCTCGCGGCGCTCCTGCGCGCGCAGCCGATGGGGTTCTACTCGCCCGCGACGCTCACCGGCGACGCCCGGCGGCACGGGGTGCGAGTGCTGCGCCCCGACATCCACCTCTCGGGGGCGGATGCCGGGCTGGAACCCCTCCGGGACCCCACCCCGGTCGCCCCGCGAGCGAGCGCAGCGAGCGAGACGAAACGCGGTGACCCGACCGGAATGCCCTCCTGCACCGAGCGCCACCAGCCGCCCGTCGGGGAGTTCCGGCCCGACGCGCCGGACGAGTCGGCCGCGCACCGCCGCGACGGCAACGTCGCCGTGCGGCTGGGGCTTGCCGCCGTCACCGGGGTGGGCAAGCCGCTGGCCGAGCGGATCGTCGCGGCGCGCGAGGCGGAGGGGCCGTTCCGGGACCTCCGCGATCTCGTCCGCCGCACGAAGGCGACGGCGGCGCAGGTCGAGGCGCTCGCGACGGCCGGGGCGTTCGAGGGGATGGGCGTCAGCCGCCGGGAGGGGATCTGGCTGGCGGGTGATGCGGCGCAGGACCTGCCGGAGTTCCTCCCCGGGACGCTCGTGGCGGTGCAGCCGCCGCTGTTCGCCGACCAGTCCAGTTACGACGTGCTGGCGGCGGACCTGTGGGCGACGGGGATCTCCACGGACGACCACCCGATGACCCACTACCGGGCACCGCTGGATGCCCGCGGGGTGCTCAGCTCGCGCGAACTGCGCACCCACGAGACCGGCCGGCGAGTCGAGGTCGCGGGTCTGGTCACGCACCGGCAGCGGCCGGCCACGGCATCCGGGATCACGTTCGTGAACCTGGAGGACGAGCACGGGCTCGTGAACGTGATCTGTTCGAAGGGGGTGTGGGACCGCTACCGGCGGGTGCTGCGCGATTCGCCGGCGCTCATCGCCCGTGGGATGCTGGAGCGTTCGCCGGAGGGGGTGACGAACCTCGTCGCCGACGGGTTCGAGGACCTGCGGGTGGGGGTGCAGCACCGCTCGCGGGACTTCAGATGA
- a CDS encoding sirohydrochlorin chelatase, with amino-acid sequence MTTLIACSHGTADATGRAAVRTLIDQIRGLLPGIRVEEAFVDVQDPAVDEVVDRCVGDGPVVVVPLLLSTGFHTNVDIARAVAKHPGRASAAPALGPHELLADVLHDRLTAAGVRPGDAVVLAAAGSSDPAAAVDVQQMAAMLARRLDGPVTTGFAAGAGIRIADAVRAAGSGAGSDGARRRVAIASYVLAPGHFARVIARGGGDLVTLPLAPDPRIAEIAAERCLAALRTLEPAVI; translated from the coding sequence ATGACGACCCTGATCGCCTGCTCGCACGGCACGGCCGACGCGACCGGCCGCGCCGCCGTCCGCACGCTCATCGACCAGATCCGGGGCCTGCTGCCCGGGATCCGGGTGGAGGAGGCGTTCGTCGACGTGCAGGATCCCGCGGTCGACGAGGTCGTGGACCGCTGCGTCGGCGACGGCCCGGTCGTCGTCGTGCCCCTGCTGCTGTCGACGGGCTTCCACACGAACGTCGACATCGCGCGGGCCGTGGCGAAGCACCCGGGGCGCGCGAGCGCGGCACCGGCCCTGGGTCCCCACGAGCTGCTCGCCGACGTGCTGCACGACCGCCTGACGGCGGCGGGCGTGCGCCCCGGCGACGCCGTGGTCCTCGCGGCGGCCGGCTCGAGCGACCCCGCCGCGGCGGTCGATGTGCAGCAGATGGCCGCGATGCTCGCCCGCCGCCTGGACGGTCCCGTCACGACCGGCTTCGCCGCCGGCGCGGGCATCCGCATCGCGGACGCCGTCCGTGCCGCAGGCTCCGGAGCGGGCTCGGACGGCGCGCGGCGCCGCGTCGCGATCGCGAGCTATGTGCTCGCCCCGGGACACTTCGCCCGCGTCATCGCGCGCGGCGGCGGCGATCTGGTCACGCTGCCGCTCGCCCCCGATCCGCGCATCGCCGAGATCGCGGCCGAACGCTGCCTCGCCGCCCTGCGCACGCTGGAGCCGGCCGTCATCTGA
- a CDS encoding uroporphyrinogen-III synthase, whose product MTAPARAGLSAALEGCSIVIAVDRRSSELAAALERHGAQVRRAPALSIVPHIDDEALLDATRALVRTAPDIVVVTTGVGFRGWMETAEEAGLLDGLLASLGRAQIVARGPKARGAIQQAGLIADWVAESETSAELGAFLLAEGVSGRRVAVQHHGSGADGLDELFSDAGADVVSLTVYRWGPPADPASVTRSVLAAAQGEVDAVLFTSAPGAAEWLAAADRAEVRDALLAAAATRRLLMAAVGPITAGPLRTAGFTPLVAERGRLGSLVRAVVTHFGGGHAPAVDTIAGRLELRSGGAVLDGRFIALSRSGIALLGALIAADGGVVSRATLCSALPRSGESAHAVDVAIARVREALDAPGIIRTVVKRGYRLEPAGTEEPR is encoded by the coding sequence GTGACCGCTCCCGCACGCGCCGGACTGTCGGCGGCCCTCGAGGGCTGCTCGATCGTCATCGCCGTCGACCGCCGCTCCTCCGAGCTGGCGGCCGCGCTGGAGCGTCACGGCGCGCAGGTGCGCCGAGCGCCGGCGCTCAGCATCGTGCCGCACATCGACGACGAGGCGCTCCTCGACGCGACGCGTGCGCTCGTGCGCACGGCGCCCGACATCGTGGTCGTCACCACCGGCGTCGGGTTTCGCGGCTGGATGGAGACGGCGGAAGAGGCGGGACTGCTCGACGGACTGCTCGCCTCGCTCGGACGGGCGCAGATCGTCGCCCGCGGGCCGAAGGCGCGCGGCGCGATCCAGCAGGCGGGGCTCATCGCGGACTGGGTCGCGGAGTCGGAGACGTCGGCCGAGCTCGGCGCCTTCCTCCTCGCCGAGGGCGTCTCGGGCCGGCGCGTCGCCGTGCAGCATCACGGTTCGGGTGCGGACGGCCTGGATGAGCTGTTCTCGGATGCCGGTGCCGACGTCGTCAGCCTGACCGTCTACCGCTGGGGACCACCTGCCGACCCGGCATCCGTGACGCGATCGGTGCTCGCCGCCGCGCAAGGCGAGGTCGACGCCGTGCTGTTCACCTCCGCCCCGGGCGCTGCGGAGTGGCTCGCGGCCGCCGATCGGGCCGAGGTCCGCGATGCTCTTCTGGCCGCCGCCGCGACGAGACGGCTTCTCATGGCCGCCGTGGGCCCGATCACGGCCGGACCGCTGCGCACCGCCGGCTTCACCCCGCTCGTGGCGGAGCGCGGTCGGCTCGGGTCGCTCGTCCGTGCGGTCGTCACCCACTTCGGCGGCGGCCACGCCCCCGCCGTCGACACGATCGCCGGCCGGCTCGAGCTGCGCAGCGGCGGCGCGGTGCTCGACGGACGCTTCATCGCCCTCTCGCGTTCGGGCATCGCGCTGCTCGGCGCGCTGATCGCCGCGGACGGCGGCGTCGTGTCGCGAGCGACCCTGTGCAGCGCGCTGCCGCGCTCGGGCGAGAGCGCACACGCCGTGGATGTCGCCATCGCGCGCGTGCGCGAGGCGCTGGATGCCCCGGGCATCATCCGGACGGTCGTCAAGCGCGGCTACCGGCTCGAGCCCGCCGGAACGGAGGAACCACGATGA
- the cobA gene encoding uroporphyrinogen-III C-methyltransferase, which translates to MTTMLGVSFAGRAVLFAGGGAVAARRLPRLLADGALVTVVAPAVSSAVAELVASGRVAWTPRRVREDDLDGAWLVHAATGDRRTDAEVTQWCDARRILCVNTSDGAHGSARLTAETRSGDIVVGVASDTGVDPGRAARLRDAVAALLREGTLPLRRRRATRTGRVDLVGGGPGPIDLMTVRGRRLLAEADVVIADRLGPADELPAVLDPDVEIIDVGKRPGHHPVPQEQINELLITHARRGKRVVRLKGGDPFVFGRGGEELAACLAAGIAVEVVPGITSAIAVPQAAGIPVTHRGVSAGVHVVNGQAEITPTTLAALVDEAMTTVVLMGVAALPRLAAAALAAGADGDRPVAIVESGHTPAQRTTRATLATVAQRAAAAGVRNPAVIVIGDVTRADLLLGASAGERIGEARR; encoded by the coding sequence ATGACCACGATGCTCGGAGTCTCGTTCGCGGGGCGGGCCGTGCTCTTCGCCGGCGGGGGCGCGGTCGCCGCGCGCCGGCTGCCGCGCCTGCTCGCCGACGGCGCGCTCGTGACCGTCGTCGCGCCCGCGGTGAGTTCCGCCGTGGCCGAGCTGGTCGCGAGCGGGCGGGTCGCCTGGACGCCGCGCCGCGTGCGGGAGGACGATCTCGACGGCGCGTGGCTCGTGCACGCCGCGACCGGCGACCGGCGCACGGATGCCGAGGTCACGCAGTGGTGCGATGCCCGCCGCATCCTCTGCGTCAACACGTCCGACGGCGCCCACGGCAGCGCGCGGCTCACCGCCGAGACCCGATCGGGCGACATCGTGGTCGGGGTGGCGTCCGACACCGGGGTGGACCCCGGCCGCGCCGCGCGCCTGCGCGACGCCGTCGCGGCCCTCCTGCGTGAGGGCACCCTGCCGCTGCGTCGGCGCCGCGCGACGCGCACGGGACGCGTCGACCTCGTCGGCGGCGGCCCGGGGCCCATCGACCTCATGACCGTGCGCGGGCGCCGCCTGCTCGCCGAGGCCGATGTCGTCATCGCTGACCGGCTGGGGCCGGCGGACGAGCTGCCCGCCGTCCTCGACCCCGACGTTGAGATCATCGACGTCGGCAAGCGCCCCGGGCACCACCCCGTGCCGCAGGAGCAGATCAACGAGCTGCTGATCACTCACGCGCGCCGCGGCAAGCGCGTCGTGCGTCTGAAGGGCGGCGACCCGTTCGTCTTCGGGCGCGGGGGCGAGGAGCTCGCGGCGTGCCTGGCCGCCGGCATCGCCGTCGAGGTCGTGCCGGGCATCACGAGCGCGATCGCCGTACCGCAAGCCGCCGGCATCCCGGTCACCCACCGCGGCGTCTCGGCGGGCGTGCACGTCGTCAACGGCCAGGCCGAGATCACGCCGACGACGCTCGCCGCTCTGGTCGATGAGGCGATGACGACCGTCGTCCTCATGGGGGTCGCAGCGCTCCCCCGGCTCGCGGCGGCAGCGCTCGCGGCCGGCGCCGACGGCGACCGCCCCGTCGCGATCGTCGAGAGCGGGCACACCCCGGCGCAGCGCACGACGCGCGCGACCCTCGCGACGGTGGCGCAGCGGGCCGCCGCCGCGGGCGTCCGCAACCCCGCCGTCATCGTCATCGGCGACGTGACCCGCGCCGATCTGCTCCTCGGGGCGAGCGCCGGCGAGAGGATCGGTGAGGCGAGACGGTGA
- the nirD gene encoding nitrite reductase small subunit NirD: MTLAMTDAAATATRAAWLDVCDIADLEVERGRAALIGKAQLALFLLHDGRVHAVSNVDPYSGAAVMSRGIVGTREGIPTVASPMFKQVFDLRTGLCLDTQGKDARTLQRWPVSVDGAGRVLIKWEGGS; encoded by the coding sequence ATGACGCTGGCGATGACGGATGCCGCGGCCACCGCCACGCGCGCGGCCTGGCTGGACGTGTGCGACATCGCGGATCTGGAAGTCGAGCGCGGGCGCGCCGCCCTGATCGGCAAGGCCCAGCTGGCCCTCTTCCTGCTGCACGACGGCCGCGTCCACGCGGTGTCGAACGTCGACCCGTACAGCGGCGCGGCGGTGATGTCGCGGGGCATCGTCGGCACGCGGGAGGGAATCCCGACCGTCGCCTCGCCCATGTTCAAGCAGGTCTTCGATCTGCGCACCGGCCTGTGCCTGGACACGCAGGGCAAGGATGCGCGCACGCTGCAGCGCTGGCCGGTGTCGGTCGACGGCGCCGGCCGCGTACTGATCAAGTGGGAGGGCGGATCATGA
- the nirB gene encoding nitrite reductase large subunit NirB, which translates to MSSTRPTTAHVVVVGAGMVAHRFVESLLSRSGDAWRVTLIGEERRLPYDRVALTSFFAGASADDLTLARSVTEDERVEFLGDDPVVRLDRAARRVVTRSGRSVGYDRLVLATGSYAARLAVDGFDLEGCFVYRTLDDVAALRDFVARRSAELGRPLVGTVIGGGLLGLEAAGALHGLDVDCTVVQSSDRLMSAQLDQPAGDALRRLIEARGIGVRTGAITTRLDPDAAGRVTGLEFRDGSYARTDVVVFTVGVRPRDELARHAELQVDPRGGVVIDAACRTSDRRILAVGEVASFEGQAVGLVAPGYAMAEVAATGLLGGEAEFPGFDLSTKLKLSGVDVASFGDAFAQTPGALDVVYADPIAGVYKKLVLSDDAKTLLGGILVGDASAYGSLRPLVGGALGGDPAGYLLPENAAAPKAELPDAALVCSCNSVTAGAIRHAVHEEGCGDVAAVKACTKAGAACGSCVMTIKKIVGTELAKTGATLSTALCEHFALSRRQLFDAVRVSGLSTFSGVIERFGTGRGCDICKPVLASILSTLTGTHVLDGENATLQDTNDHVMANMQKDGSYSVVPRIPGGEITPHGLLVIGQVAQDFGLYTKITGGQRIDMFGARLEQLPAIWKRLVDEGFESGHAYGKSLRTVKSCVGSTWCRYGVQDAVGMAVRLELRYRGLRSPHKIKLGVSGCARECAEARGKDVGVIATETGWNLYVGGNGGFTPRHAVLLAESLDDDALITAIDRFLMYYIFTADRLQRTAPWFEDLEGGIEGLRAVIFDDSLGICGDLDAAVARHLDGYEDEWKATLDDPEKLHRFASFVNAPDTPDPSLAYTVERGQPRPATEEERQGGGVLIAGTVLEVRR; encoded by the coding sequence ATGAGCTCCACCCGCCCCACCACCGCGCACGTCGTGGTGGTCGGGGCGGGAATGGTCGCCCATCGCTTCGTCGAGAGCCTGCTCAGCCGCTCCGGCGACGCGTGGCGCGTCACCCTCATCGGCGAGGAGCGACGCCTCCCCTACGACCGGGTCGCGCTCACCTCGTTCTTCGCCGGCGCGAGCGCCGACGACCTGACCCTCGCACGCAGCGTCACGGAAGACGAGCGCGTCGAGTTCCTCGGCGACGACCCGGTCGTCCGCCTCGACCGCGCCGCGCGTCGCGTCGTCACCCGCTCCGGCCGATCGGTCGGCTACGACCGGCTCGTGCTCGCCACGGGATCGTACGCCGCGCGGCTCGCCGTCGACGGCTTCGACCTCGAGGGATGCTTCGTCTACCGCACGCTCGATGACGTCGCCGCGCTTCGCGACTTCGTGGCGCGGCGCTCCGCCGAGCTCGGCCGCCCGCTCGTCGGCACCGTCATCGGTGGCGGCCTGCTCGGGCTCGAGGCCGCGGGCGCACTGCACGGCCTCGACGTCGACTGCACGGTGGTCCAGTCCTCCGACCGGCTCATGTCGGCGCAACTCGACCAGCCCGCCGGCGATGCGCTGCGCCGCCTCATCGAGGCACGGGGGATCGGCGTGCGCACCGGCGCGATCACCACCCGGCTCGATCCGGATGCCGCAGGTCGGGTCACCGGGCTCGAGTTCCGCGACGGCAGTTACGCCCGCACCGACGTCGTCGTGTTCACCGTCGGGGTGCGCCCGCGCGACGAGCTGGCGCGCCACGCCGAGCTCCAGGTCGATCCGCGCGGCGGCGTCGTCATCGACGCCGCGTGCCGCACCTCCGACCGCCGCATCCTCGCGGTCGGCGAGGTCGCGAGCTTCGAGGGGCAGGCCGTCGGGCTCGTCGCCCCCGGCTATGCGATGGCCGAAGTCGCCGCCACGGGTCTCCTCGGCGGCGAGGCGGAGTTCCCGGGGTTCGACCTGTCGACCAAGCTGAAGCTGTCGGGCGTCGACGTCGCGAGCTTCGGCGACGCGTTCGCGCAGACCCCCGGCGCGCTCGACGTCGTCTACGCCGACCCGATCGCGGGCGTCTACAAGAAGCTCGTGCTCTCGGACGACGCGAAGACGCTGCTCGGCGGCATCCTCGTCGGCGACGCGTCCGCGTACGGCTCCCTCCGCCCGCTCGTCGGCGGCGCGCTGGGCGGCGACCCCGCCGGCTACCTGCTGCCCGAGAACGCCGCCGCGCCGAAGGCCGAGCTGCCCGATGCGGCCCTCGTCTGCTCGTGCAACAGCGTGACGGCGGGAGCGATCCGCCACGCCGTGCACGAGGAGGGATGCGGCGACGTCGCAGCCGTCAAGGCGTGCACGAAGGCCGGCGCCGCGTGTGGCTCGTGCGTCATGACGATCAAGAAGATCGTGGGCACCGAGCTCGCGAAGACCGGCGCGACGCTGAGCACCGCGCTCTGCGAGCACTTCGCCCTGTCGCGCCGCCAGCTCTTCGACGCGGTGCGCGTGTCGGGCCTGTCCACCTTCAGCGGCGTCATCGAGCGGTTCGGCACGGGGCGCGGGTGCGACATCTGCAAGCCGGTGCTGGCCAGCATCCTGTCGACCCTCACCGGCACCCACGTGCTCGACGGCGAGAACGCGACGCTGCAGGACACGAACGACCACGTCATGGCCAACATGCAGAAGGACGGCAGCTACTCGGTCGTCCCGCGCATCCCCGGCGGCGAGATCACCCCGCACGGACTGCTGGTGATCGGTCAGGTCGCGCAGGACTTCGGGCTGTACACGAAGATCACCGGCGGGCAGCGCATCGACATGTTCGGCGCGCGGCTCGAGCAGCTGCCGGCCATCTGGAAGCGGCTCGTCGACGAGGGCTTCGAGTCGGGCCACGCCTACGGCAAGTCGCTGCGCACGGTGAAGTCCTGCGTCGGGTCGACGTGGTGCCGGTACGGCGTGCAGGATGCCGTCGGCATGGCGGTGCGGCTCGAGCTGCGCTACCGCGGGCTCCGCTCGCCGCACAAGATCAAGCTCGGCGTGTCCGGCTGCGCGCGAGAGTGCGCCGAGGCCCGCGGCAAGGACGTCGGCGTCATCGCGACCGAGACCGGCTGGAACCTGTACGTCGGCGGCAACGGCGGGTTCACTCCCCGGCACGCGGTGCTGCTGGCCGAATCGCTCGACGACGACGCCCTCATCACCGCGATCGACCGGTTCCTGATGTACTACATCTTCACCGCCGACCGACTGCAGCGCACCGCCCCGTGGTTCGAAGACCTCGAAGGCGGCATCGAGGGCCTGCGCGCCGTGATCTTCGACGACAGTCTCGGCATCTGCGGCGACCTCGACGCCGCCGTCGCGCGCCACCTCGACGGCTACGAGGACGAGTGGAAGGCCACGCTCGACGATCCCGAGAAGCTCCACCGGTTCGCGTCGTTCGTCAACGCGCCGGACACCCCCGATCCGTCCCTCGCCTACACCGTCGAGCGCGGTCAGCCGCGCCCCGCGACGGAGGAGGAACGGCAAGGCGGCGGCGTGCTCATCGCCGGGACGGTGCTGGAGGTGCGACGATGA
- a CDS encoding formate/nitrite transporter family protein → MTYVKPAELVSTIIDAGAAKVMLSARDTIIRSILGGALLTLAAAFAVTVTVNTGMPLLGALLFPVGFIMLYLLGYDLLTGVFVLAPLAWLDKRPGVTIGGILRNWGLVFVGNLIGAITVAVLMAIVVTFGFSDAPNAVGEAIGHIGEGRTVGYAEHGFAGMLTLFVRAVLCNWMVSTGVVLACVSKDVIGKIIAMWMPIMLFFYMGFEHSIVNMFLFPSGLMLGGDFTIMDYLVWNEIPTVVGNLVGGLVFTAIPLYLTYARGSSRRTPAPAAADVAPATAPAA, encoded by the coding sequence ATGACCTACGTCAAGCCCGCAGAACTCGTCTCCACCATCATCGACGCCGGTGCGGCGAAGGTGATGCTCTCGGCACGCGACACCATCATCCGCTCGATCCTCGGCGGGGCGCTGCTCACCCTCGCCGCGGCGTTCGCCGTCACGGTGACCGTCAACACCGGCATGCCGCTGCTCGGCGCGCTGCTGTTCCCGGTCGGCTTCATCATGCTGTACCTCCTCGGCTACGACCTGCTCACCGGAGTGTTCGTGCTCGCTCCCCTCGCCTGGCTCGACAAGCGCCCCGGCGTCACCATCGGCGGCATCCTGCGCAACTGGGGGCTCGTCTTCGTCGGCAACCTCATCGGCGCGATCACCGTCGCGGTGCTCATGGCCATCGTCGTCACGTTCGGGTTCTCCGACGCGCCGAACGCCGTCGGTGAAGCCATCGGCCACATCGGCGAGGGCCGCACGGTCGGCTACGCCGAGCACGGCTTCGCCGGCATGCTGACCCTCTTCGTCCGCGCCGTGCTGTGCAACTGGATGGTCTCCACCGGCGTCGTCCTCGCGTGCGTCTCGAAGGACGTCATCGGCAAGATCATCGCGATGTGGATGCCGATCATGCTCTTCTTCTACATGGGCTTCGAGCACTCCATCGTCAACATGTTCCTCTTCCCCTCGGGCCTCATGCTCGGCGGCGACTTCACGATCATGGACTACCTCGTCTGGAACGAGATCCCGACCGTGGTCGGCAACCTCGTCGGCGGGCTCGTCTTCACGGCCATCCCGCTCTACCTCACCTACGCCCGTGGATCGTCGCGGCGCACGCCCGCCCCGGCCGCGGCCGACGTCGCCCCTGCCACGGCGCCCGCCGCCTGA